In a genomic window of Labeo rohita strain BAU-BD-2019 chromosome 20, IGBB_LRoh.1.0, whole genome shotgun sequence:
- the prg4b gene encoding proteoglycan 4b isoform X34 has protein sequence MATYLPLLLLFAYTSTGSSDPNSCTGRCGEGYYKGNVCQCDNECMSLNECCTDFKELCTTKDSCKGRCGEPFHRAHTCHCDFDCVSYNQCCPDYENMCLVEETSSEDMTDGEEFGEAEEVAIPKDEDESEGLDASSMLPTDENPTEGPSSTAPTEGAASTAPTEGPSSTAPTEGAASTAPTEGPTTTASTEDPSSTAPTEGPSSAGPTEDPSSTAPTEGPTTASSTEGPLSSVPTEGPSSAGPTEDPSSTAPTEGPTTAASTEDPSSTAPTEGPSSVATPVPKKTLSTPAPTKKPRKPKRPTRPSKDKNDKPNSKESLKDPSSVAPIIPEENPLEPSFDKNGIKDYQADDYDTNLCSGRPVSGLTTLRNGTTVVFRGHYFWTLDKHRNPDPPQLITKVWGIPSPIDTVYTRCNCLGKTYFFKGKNYWRFENGVMDPGFPKPITQGFGQIDHITAALSIPEYRSRKESVIFFRRGGRAQKYTYQVTPSCGRKPRISLLTVRRRARRQAAAALGQVITISRTWKGFPTVVTSAVSVPSRVKEGYKYYVFSQNKYYSIKMEREKPAILKPAQGPKENAATSFFKCPATQKN, from the exons ATGGCCACATATCTGCCCTTACTGCTGCTGTTTGCATATACCTCCACAGGCTCTTCAGATCCAA ATAGCTGTACCGGTCGTTGTGGTGAAGGCTACTACAAAGGAAATGTGTGCCAGTGTGACAACGAGTGTATGAGCTTGAATGAGTGCTGTACAGACTTTAAAGAGTTGTGTACTACAA AGGACTCATGCAAAGGACGCTGCGGGGAGCCTTTTCATAGAGCCCATACATGTCACTGTGATTTTGATTGTGTCTCATACAATCAATGCTGCCCTGATTATGAGAACATGTGCTTGGTGGAAG aaaCCTCTAGTGAGGACATGACTGATGGTGAAGAGTTTGGAG AGGCAGAAGAGGTAGCTATCCCTAAGGATGAAGATGAGTCTGAAGGCCTTG ATGCCAGCAGCATGCTTCCTACTGATGAGAACCCAACTGAAGGTCCATCAAGCACAGCACCAACTGAAGGTGCAGCAAGCACAGCACCAACTGAAGGTCCATCAAGCACAGCACCAACTGAAGGTGCAGCAAGCACAGCACCAACTGAAGGTCCAACAACCACAGCATCAACAGAAGATCCTTCAAGCACAGCACCAACTGAAG GTCCATCAAGTGCAGGGCCAACAGAAGATCCTTCAAGCACAGCACCAACTGAAGGTCCAACAACCGCATCATCAACAGAAGGCCCTTTAAGTTCAGTACCAACAGAAGGTCCATCAAGTGCAGGGCCAACAGAAGATCCTTCAAGCACAGCACCAACTGAAGGTCCAACAACCGCAGCATCAACAGAAGATCCTTCAAGCACAGCACCAACTGAAGGTCCATCAAGCGTAGCTACCCCTGTCCCAAAGAAGACACTGTCCACTCCTGCTCCAACAAAAAAACCAAGAAAACCAAAAAGACCCACTCGTCCTAGTAAAGACAAGAACGACAAACCCAATTCAAAGGAATCTCTCAAGGATCCTAGTAGTGTTGCTCCAATCATACCAGAAGAAAATCCTCTTGAACCAAGCTTTGACAAGAATGGCATTAAAGATTATCAAGCTG atgaTTATGACACTAACCTCTGCAGTGGGCGTCCAGTTAGCGGTTTGACTACTCTCAGAAATGGTACCACTGTGGTGTTCAGAG GACATTACTTCTGGACATTGGACAAACATAGAAATCCCGATCCTCCTCAACTAATTACAAAGGTCTGGGGAATCCCATCTCCCATCGACACGGTTTACACCCGCTGCAACTGCCTGGGCAAAACCTACTTCTTCAAG GGAAAGAACTACTGGAGGTTTGAGAATGGTGTGATGGATCCTGGCTTTCCCAAACCCATCACCCAAGGCTTTGGACAGATTGATCACATCACAGCTGCTTTATCTATTCCAGAGTACAGAAGCAGAAAAGAGTCTGTAATCTTCTTCAGGAGAG GTGGGAGGGCACAAAAGTACACATACCAGGTTACTCCAAGTTGTGGGAGAAAGCCAAGAATTTCTCTGTTGACCGTGAGAAGGAGAGCCAGACGACAAGCTG CTGCAGCTCTGGGGCAAGTGATCACCATCTCAAGGACCTGGAAAGGATTTCCGACCGTGGTGACCTCAGCCGTATCTGTACCCTCAAGAGTGAAAGAAGGATACAAGTATTACGTATTCTCTCAAA ACAAATACTACAGCATCAAAATGGAAAGAGAAAAACCTGCCATCCTAAAACCTGCTCAAGGTCCAAAGGAAAACGCAGCAACCAGCTTCTTCAAATGCCCAGCAACCCAGAAAAACTGA
- the prg4b gene encoding proteoglycan 4b isoform X1 → MATYLPLLLLFAYTSTGSSDPNSCTGRCGEGYYKGNVCQCDNECMSLNECCTDFKELCTTKDSCKGRCGEPFHRAHTCHCDFDCVSYNQCCPDYENMCLVEETSSEDMTDGEEFGEAEEVAIPKDEDESEGLDASSMLPTDENPTEGPSSTAPTEGAASTAPTEGPSSTAPTEGAASTAPTEGPTTTASTEDPSSTAPTEGPSSTAPTEDPSSTASTEGPASTAPTEGPTTAASTEDPSSIAPTEGPSSVGPTEDPFNAAPTDGPSGAGPTEDPFNAAPRDGPSSAGPTEDPFNAAPRDGPSSAGPTEDPSSTAPTEGPTTAASTEDPLSSAPTEGPSSAGPTEDPSSTAPTEGPTTASSTEGPLSSVPTEGPSSAGPTEDPSSTAPTEGPTTAASTEDPSSTAPTEGPSSVATPVPKKTLSTPAPTKKPRKPKRPTRPSKDKNDKPNSKESLKDPSSVAPIIPEENPLEPSFDKNGIKDYQADDYDTNLCSGRPVSGLTTLRNGTTVVFRGHYFWTLDKHRNPDPPQLITKVWGIPSPIDTVYTRCNCLGKTYFFKGKNYWRFENGVMDPGFPKPITQGFGQIDHITAALSIPEYRSRKESVIFFRRGGRAQKYTYQVTPSCGRKPRISLLTVRRRARRQAAAALGQVITISRTWKGFPTVVTSAVSVPSRVKEGYKYYVFSQNKYYSIKMEREKPAILKPAQGPKENAATSFFKCPATQKN, encoded by the exons ATGGCCACATATCTGCCCTTACTGCTGCTGTTTGCATATACCTCCACAGGCTCTTCAGATCCAA ATAGCTGTACCGGTCGTTGTGGTGAAGGCTACTACAAAGGAAATGTGTGCCAGTGTGACAACGAGTGTATGAGCTTGAATGAGTGCTGTACAGACTTTAAAGAGTTGTGTACTACAA AGGACTCATGCAAAGGACGCTGCGGGGAGCCTTTTCATAGAGCCCATACATGTCACTGTGATTTTGATTGTGTCTCATACAATCAATGCTGCCCTGATTATGAGAACATGTGCTTGGTGGAAG aaaCCTCTAGTGAGGACATGACTGATGGTGAAGAGTTTGGAG AGGCAGAAGAGGTAGCTATCCCTAAGGATGAAGATGAGTCTGAAGGCCTTG ATGCCAGCAGCATGCTTCCTACTGATGAGAACCCAACTGAAGGTCCATCAAGCACAGCACCAACTGAAGGTGCAGCAAGCACAGCACCAACTGAAGGTCCATCAAGCACAGCACCAACTGAAGGTGCAGCAAGCACAGCACCAACTGAAGGTCCAACAACCACAGCATCAACAGAAGATCCTTCAAGCACAGCACCAACTGAAGGTCCATCAAGCACAGCACCAACAGAAGATCCTTCAAGCACAGCATCAACAGAAGGTCCAGCAAGCACAGCACCAACTGAAGGTCCAACAACCGCAGCATCAACAGAAGATCCTTCAAGCATAGCACCAACTGAAGGTCCATCAAGTGTAGGGCCAACAGAAGATCCTTTTAATGCAGCACCAACAGATGGTCCATCAGGTGCAGGGCCAACAGAAGATCCTTTTAATGCAGCACCAAGAGATGGTCCATCAAGTGCAGGGCCAACAGAAGATCCTTTTAATGCAGCACCAAGAGATGGTCCATCAAGTGCAGGGCCAACAGAAGATCCTTCAAGCACAGCACCAACTGAAGGTCCAACAACCGCAGCATCAACAGAAGATCCTTTAAGTTCAGCACCAACTGAAGGTCCATCAAGTGCAGGGCCAACAGAAGATCCTTCAAGCACAGCACCAACTGAAGGTCCAACAACCGCATCATCAACAGAAGGCCCTTTAAGTTCAGTACCAACAGAAGGTCCATCAAGTGCAGGGCCAACAGAAGATCCTTCAAGCACAGCACCAACTGAAGGTCCAACAACCGCAGCATCAACAGAAGATCCTTCAAGCACAGCACCAACTGAAGGTCCATCAAGCGTAGCTACCCCTGTCCCAAAGAAGACACTGTCCACTCCTGCTCCAACAAAAAAACCAAGAAAACCAAAAAGACCCACTCGTCCTAGTAAAGACAAGAACGACAAACCCAATTCAAAGGAATCTCTCAAGGATCCTAGTAGTGTTGCTCCAATCATACCAGAAGAAAATCCTCTTGAACCAAGCTTTGACAAGAATGGCATTAAAGATTATCAAGCTG atgaTTATGACACTAACCTCTGCAGTGGGCGTCCAGTTAGCGGTTTGACTACTCTCAGAAATGGTACCACTGTGGTGTTCAGAG GACATTACTTCTGGACATTGGACAAACATAGAAATCCCGATCCTCCTCAACTAATTACAAAGGTCTGGGGAATCCCATCTCCCATCGACACGGTTTACACCCGCTGCAACTGCCTGGGCAAAACCTACTTCTTCAAG GGAAAGAACTACTGGAGGTTTGAGAATGGTGTGATGGATCCTGGCTTTCCCAAACCCATCACCCAAGGCTTTGGACAGATTGATCACATCACAGCTGCTTTATCTATTCCAGAGTACAGAAGCAGAAAAGAGTCTGTAATCTTCTTCAGGAGAG GTGGGAGGGCACAAAAGTACACATACCAGGTTACTCCAAGTTGTGGGAGAAAGCCAAGAATTTCTCTGTTGACCGTGAGAAGGAGAGCCAGACGACAAGCTG CTGCAGCTCTGGGGCAAGTGATCACCATCTCAAGGACCTGGAAAGGATTTCCGACCGTGGTGACCTCAGCCGTATCTGTACCCTCAAGAGTGAAAGAAGGATACAAGTATTACGTATTCTCTCAAA ACAAATACTACAGCATCAAAATGGAAAGAGAAAAACCTGCCATCCTAAAACCTGCTCAAGGTCCAAAGGAAAACGCAGCAACCAGCTTCTTCAAATGCCCAGCAACCCAGAAAAACTGA
- the prg4b gene encoding proteoglycan 4b isoform X7, with translation MATYLPLLLLFAYTSTGSSDPNSCTGRCGEGYYKGNVCQCDNECMSLNECCTDFKELCTTKDSCKGRCGEPFHRAHTCHCDFDCVSYNQCCPDYENMCLVEETSSEDMTDGEEFGEAEEVAIPKDEDESEGLDASSMLPTDENPTEGPSSTAPTEGAASTAPTEGPSSTAPTEGAASTAPTEGPTTTASTEDPSSTAPTEGPSSTAPTEDPSSTASTEGPASTAPTEGPTTAASTEDPSSIAPTEGPSSVGPTEDPFNAAPTDGPSGAGPTEDPFNAAPRDGPSSAGPTEDPFNAAPRDGPSSAGPTEDPSSTAPTEGPTTAASTEDPLSSAPTEGPSSAGPTEDPSSTAPTEGPTTAASTEDPSSTAPTEGPSSVATPVPKKTLSTPAPTKKPRKPKRPTRPSKDKNDKPNSKESLKDPSSVAPIIPEENPLEPSFDKNGIKDYQADDYDTNLCSGRPVSGLTTLRNGTTVVFRGHYFWTLDKHRNPDPPQLITKVWGIPSPIDTVYTRCNCLGKTYFFKGKNYWRFENGVMDPGFPKPITQGFGQIDHITAALSIPEYRSRKESVIFFRRGGRAQKYTYQVTPSCGRKPRISLLTVRRRARRQAAAALGQVITISRTWKGFPTVVTSAVSVPSRVKEGYKYYVFSQNKYYSIKMEREKPAILKPAQGPKENAATSFFKCPATQKN, from the exons ATGGCCACATATCTGCCCTTACTGCTGCTGTTTGCATATACCTCCACAGGCTCTTCAGATCCAA ATAGCTGTACCGGTCGTTGTGGTGAAGGCTACTACAAAGGAAATGTGTGCCAGTGTGACAACGAGTGTATGAGCTTGAATGAGTGCTGTACAGACTTTAAAGAGTTGTGTACTACAA AGGACTCATGCAAAGGACGCTGCGGGGAGCCTTTTCATAGAGCCCATACATGTCACTGTGATTTTGATTGTGTCTCATACAATCAATGCTGCCCTGATTATGAGAACATGTGCTTGGTGGAAG aaaCCTCTAGTGAGGACATGACTGATGGTGAAGAGTTTGGAG AGGCAGAAGAGGTAGCTATCCCTAAGGATGAAGATGAGTCTGAAGGCCTTG ATGCCAGCAGCATGCTTCCTACTGATGAGAACCCAACTGAAGGTCCATCAAGCACAGCACCAACTGAAGGTGCAGCAAGCACAGCACCAACTGAAGGTCCATCAAGCACAGCACCAACTGAAGGTGCAGCAAGCACAGCACCAACTGAAGGTCCAACAACCACAGCATCAACAGAAGATCCTTCAAGCACAGCACCAACTGAAGGTCCATCAAGCACAGCACCAACAGAAGATCCTTCAAGCACAGCATCAACAGAAGGTCCAGCAAGCACAGCACCAACTGAAGGTCCAACAACCGCAGCATCAACAGAAGATCCTTCAAGCATAGCACCAACTGAAGGTCCATCAAGTGTAGGGCCAACAGAAGATCCTTTTAATGCAGCACCAACAGATGGTCCATCAGGTGCAGGGCCAACAGAAGATCCTTTTAATGCAGCACCAAGAGATGGTCCATCAAGTGCAGGGCCAACAGAAGATCCTTTTAATGCAGCACCAAGAGATGGTCCATCAAGTGCAGGGCCAACAGAAGATCCTTCAAGCACAGCACCAACTGAAGGTCCAACAACCGCAGCATCAACAGAAGATCCTTTAAGTTCAGCACCAACTGAAG GTCCATCAAGTGCAGGGCCAACAGAAGATCCTTCAAGCACAGCACCAACTGAAGGTCCAACAACCGCAGCATCAACAGAAGATCCTTCAAGCACAGCACCAACTGAAGGTCCATCAAGCGTAGCTACCCCTGTCCCAAAGAAGACACTGTCCACTCCTGCTCCAACAAAAAAACCAAGAAAACCAAAAAGACCCACTCGTCCTAGTAAAGACAAGAACGACAAACCCAATTCAAAGGAATCTCTCAAGGATCCTAGTAGTGTTGCTCCAATCATACCAGAAGAAAATCCTCTTGAACCAAGCTTTGACAAGAATGGCATTAAAGATTATCAAGCTG atgaTTATGACACTAACCTCTGCAGTGGGCGTCCAGTTAGCGGTTTGACTACTCTCAGAAATGGTACCACTGTGGTGTTCAGAG GACATTACTTCTGGACATTGGACAAACATAGAAATCCCGATCCTCCTCAACTAATTACAAAGGTCTGGGGAATCCCATCTCCCATCGACACGGTTTACACCCGCTGCAACTGCCTGGGCAAAACCTACTTCTTCAAG GGAAAGAACTACTGGAGGTTTGAGAATGGTGTGATGGATCCTGGCTTTCCCAAACCCATCACCCAAGGCTTTGGACAGATTGATCACATCACAGCTGCTTTATCTATTCCAGAGTACAGAAGCAGAAAAGAGTCTGTAATCTTCTTCAGGAGAG GTGGGAGGGCACAAAAGTACACATACCAGGTTACTCCAAGTTGTGGGAGAAAGCCAAGAATTTCTCTGTTGACCGTGAGAAGGAGAGCCAGACGACAAGCTG CTGCAGCTCTGGGGCAAGTGATCACCATCTCAAGGACCTGGAAAGGATTTCCGACCGTGGTGACCTCAGCCGTATCTGTACCCTCAAGAGTGAAAGAAGGATACAAGTATTACGTATTCTCTCAAA ACAAATACTACAGCATCAAAATGGAAAGAGAAAAACCTGCCATCCTAAAACCTGCTCAAGGTCCAAAGGAAAACGCAGCAACCAGCTTCTTCAAATGCCCAGCAACCCAGAAAAACTGA
- the prg4b gene encoding proteoglycan 4b isoform X5, which yields MATYLPLLLLFAYTSTGSSDPNSCTGRCGEGYYKGNVCQCDNECMSLNECCTDFKELCTTKDSCKGRCGEPFHRAHTCHCDFDCVSYNQCCPDYENMCLVEETSSEDMTDGEEFGEAEEVAIPKDEDESEGLDASSMLPTDENPTEGPSSTAPTEGAASTAPTEGPSSTAPTEGAASTAPTEGPTTTASTEDPSSTAPTEGPSSTAPTEDPSSTASTEGPASTAPTEGPTTAASTEDPSSIAPTEGPSSVGPTEDPFNAAPTDGPSGAGPTEDPFNAAPRDGPSSAGPTEDPFNAAPRDGPSSAGPTEDPSSTAPTEGPSSAGPTEDPSSTAPTEGPTTASSTEGPLSSVPTEGPSSAGPTEDPSSTAPTEGPTTAASTEDPSSTAPTEGPSSVATPVPKKTLSTPAPTKKPRKPKRPTRPSKDKNDKPNSKESLKDPSSVAPIIPEENPLEPSFDKNGIKDYQADDYDTNLCSGRPVSGLTTLRNGTTVVFRGHYFWTLDKHRNPDPPQLITKVWGIPSPIDTVYTRCNCLGKTYFFKGKNYWRFENGVMDPGFPKPITQGFGQIDHITAALSIPEYRSRKESVIFFRRGGRAQKYTYQVTPSCGRKPRISLLTVRRRARRQAAAALGQVITISRTWKGFPTVVTSAVSVPSRVKEGYKYYVFSQNKYYSIKMEREKPAILKPAQGPKENAATSFFKCPATQKN from the exons ATGGCCACATATCTGCCCTTACTGCTGCTGTTTGCATATACCTCCACAGGCTCTTCAGATCCAA ATAGCTGTACCGGTCGTTGTGGTGAAGGCTACTACAAAGGAAATGTGTGCCAGTGTGACAACGAGTGTATGAGCTTGAATGAGTGCTGTACAGACTTTAAAGAGTTGTGTACTACAA AGGACTCATGCAAAGGACGCTGCGGGGAGCCTTTTCATAGAGCCCATACATGTCACTGTGATTTTGATTGTGTCTCATACAATCAATGCTGCCCTGATTATGAGAACATGTGCTTGGTGGAAG aaaCCTCTAGTGAGGACATGACTGATGGTGAAGAGTTTGGAG AGGCAGAAGAGGTAGCTATCCCTAAGGATGAAGATGAGTCTGAAGGCCTTG ATGCCAGCAGCATGCTTCCTACTGATGAGAACCCAACTGAAGGTCCATCAAGCACAGCACCAACTGAAGGTGCAGCAAGCACAGCACCAACTGAAGGTCCATCAAGCACAGCACCAACTGAAGGTGCAGCAAGCACAGCACCAACTGAAGGTCCAACAACCACAGCATCAACAGAAGATCCTTCAAGCACAGCACCAACTGAAGGTCCATCAAGCACAGCACCAACAGAAGATCCTTCAAGCACAGCATCAACAGAAGGTCCAGCAAGCACAGCACCAACTGAAGGTCCAACAACCGCAGCATCAACAGAAGATCCTTCAAGCATAGCACCAACTGAAGGTCCATCAAGTGTAGGGCCAACAGAAGATCCTTTTAATGCAGCACCAACAGATGGTCCATCAGGTGCAGGGCCAACAGAAGATCCTTTTAATGCAGCACCAAGAGATGGTCCATCAAGTGCAGGGCCAACAGAAGATCCTTTTAATGCAGCACCAAGAGATGGTCCATCAAGTGCAGGGCCAACAGAAGATCCTTCAAGCACAGCACCAACTGAAG GTCCATCAAGTGCAGGGCCAACAGAAGATCCTTCAAGCACAGCACCAACTGAAGGTCCAACAACCGCATCATCAACAGAAGGCCCTTTAAGTTCAGTACCAACAGAAGGTCCATCAAGTGCAGGGCCAACAGAAGATCCTTCAAGCACAGCACCAACTGAAGGTCCAACAACCGCAGCATCAACAGAAGATCCTTCAAGCACAGCACCAACTGAAGGTCCATCAAGCGTAGCTACCCCTGTCCCAAAGAAGACACTGTCCACTCCTGCTCCAACAAAAAAACCAAGAAAACCAAAAAGACCCACTCGTCCTAGTAAAGACAAGAACGACAAACCCAATTCAAAGGAATCTCTCAAGGATCCTAGTAGTGTTGCTCCAATCATACCAGAAGAAAATCCTCTTGAACCAAGCTTTGACAAGAATGGCATTAAAGATTATCAAGCTG atgaTTATGACACTAACCTCTGCAGTGGGCGTCCAGTTAGCGGTTTGACTACTCTCAGAAATGGTACCACTGTGGTGTTCAGAG GACATTACTTCTGGACATTGGACAAACATAGAAATCCCGATCCTCCTCAACTAATTACAAAGGTCTGGGGAATCCCATCTCCCATCGACACGGTTTACACCCGCTGCAACTGCCTGGGCAAAACCTACTTCTTCAAG GGAAAGAACTACTGGAGGTTTGAGAATGGTGTGATGGATCCTGGCTTTCCCAAACCCATCACCCAAGGCTTTGGACAGATTGATCACATCACAGCTGCTTTATCTATTCCAGAGTACAGAAGCAGAAAAGAGTCTGTAATCTTCTTCAGGAGAG GTGGGAGGGCACAAAAGTACACATACCAGGTTACTCCAAGTTGTGGGAGAAAGCCAAGAATTTCTCTGTTGACCGTGAGAAGGAGAGCCAGACGACAAGCTG CTGCAGCTCTGGGGCAAGTGATCACCATCTCAAGGACCTGGAAAGGATTTCCGACCGTGGTGACCTCAGCCGTATCTGTACCCTCAAGAGTGAAAGAAGGATACAAGTATTACGTATTCTCTCAAA ACAAATACTACAGCATCAAAATGGAAAGAGAAAAACCTGCCATCCTAAAACCTGCTCAAGGTCCAAAGGAAAACGCAGCAACCAGCTTCTTCAAATGCCCAGCAACCCAGAAAAACTGA
- the prg4b gene encoding proteoglycan 4b isoform X8, with protein sequence MATYLPLLLLFAYTSTGSSDPNSCTGRCGEGYYKGNVCQCDNECMSLNECCTDFKELCTTKDSCKGRCGEPFHRAHTCHCDFDCVSYNQCCPDYENMCLVEETSSEDMTDGEEFGEAEEVAIPKDEDESEGLDASSMLPTDENPTEGPSSTAPTEGAASTAPTEGPSSTAPTEGAASTAPTEGPTTTASTEDPSSTAPTEGPSSTAPTEDPSSTASTEGPASTAPTEGPTTAASTEDPSSIAPTEGPSSVGPTEDPFNAAPTDGPSGAGPTEDPFNAAPRDGPSSAGPTEDPFNAAPRDGPSSAGPTEDPSSTAPTEGPTTASSTEGPLSSVPTEGPSSAGPTEDPSSTAPTEGPTTAASTEDPSSTAPTEGPSSVATPVPKKTLSTPAPTKKPRKPKRPTRPSKDKNDKPNSKESLKDPSSVAPIIPEENPLEPSFDKNGIKDYQADDYDTNLCSGRPVSGLTTLRNGTTVVFRGHYFWTLDKHRNPDPPQLITKVWGIPSPIDTVYTRCNCLGKTYFFKGKNYWRFENGVMDPGFPKPITQGFGQIDHITAALSIPEYRSRKESVIFFRRGGRAQKYTYQVTPSCGRKPRISLLTVRRRARRQAAAALGQVITISRTWKGFPTVVTSAVSVPSRVKEGYKYYVFSQNKYYSIKMEREKPAILKPAQGPKENAATSFFKCPATQKN encoded by the exons ATGGCCACATATCTGCCCTTACTGCTGCTGTTTGCATATACCTCCACAGGCTCTTCAGATCCAA ATAGCTGTACCGGTCGTTGTGGTGAAGGCTACTACAAAGGAAATGTGTGCCAGTGTGACAACGAGTGTATGAGCTTGAATGAGTGCTGTACAGACTTTAAAGAGTTGTGTACTACAA AGGACTCATGCAAAGGACGCTGCGGGGAGCCTTTTCATAGAGCCCATACATGTCACTGTGATTTTGATTGTGTCTCATACAATCAATGCTGCCCTGATTATGAGAACATGTGCTTGGTGGAAG aaaCCTCTAGTGAGGACATGACTGATGGTGAAGAGTTTGGAG AGGCAGAAGAGGTAGCTATCCCTAAGGATGAAGATGAGTCTGAAGGCCTTG ATGCCAGCAGCATGCTTCCTACTGATGAGAACCCAACTGAAGGTCCATCAAGCACAGCACCAACTGAAGGTGCAGCAAGCACAGCACCAACTGAAGGTCCATCAAGCACAGCACCAACTGAAGGTGCAGCAAGCACAGCACCAACTGAAGGTCCAACAACCACAGCATCAACAGAAGATCCTTCAAGCACAGCACCAACTGAAGGTCCATCAAGCACAGCACCAACAGAAGATCCTTCAAGCACAGCATCAACAGAAGGTCCAGCAAGCACAGCACCAACTGAAGGTCCAACAACCGCAGCATCAACAGAAGATCCTTCAAGCATAGCACCAACTGAAGGTCCATCAAGTGTAGGGCCAACAGAAGATCCTTTTAATGCAGCACCAACAGATGGTCCATCAGGTGCAGGGCCAACAGAAGATCCTTTTAATGCAGCACCAAGAGATGGTCCATCAAGTGCAGGGCCAACAGAAGATCCTTTTAATGCAGCACCAAGAGATG GTCCATCAAGTGCAGGGCCAACAGAAGATCCTTCAAGCACAGCACCAACTGAAGGTCCAACAACCGCATCATCAACAGAAGGCCCTTTAAGTTCAGTACCAACAGAAGGTCCATCAAGTGCAGGGCCAACAGAAGATCCTTCAAGCACAGCACCAACTGAAGGTCCAACAACCGCAGCATCAACAGAAGATCCTTCAAGCACAGCACCAACTGAAGGTCCATCAAGCGTAGCTACCCCTGTCCCAAAGAAGACACTGTCCACTCCTGCTCCAACAAAAAAACCAAGAAAACCAAAAAGACCCACTCGTCCTAGTAAAGACAAGAACGACAAACCCAATTCAAAGGAATCTCTCAAGGATCCTAGTAGTGTTGCTCCAATCATACCAGAAGAAAATCCTCTTGAACCAAGCTTTGACAAGAATGGCATTAAAGATTATCAAGCTG atgaTTATGACACTAACCTCTGCAGTGGGCGTCCAGTTAGCGGTTTGACTACTCTCAGAAATGGTACCACTGTGGTGTTCAGAG GACATTACTTCTGGACATTGGACAAACATAGAAATCCCGATCCTCCTCAACTAATTACAAAGGTCTGGGGAATCCCATCTCCCATCGACACGGTTTACACCCGCTGCAACTGCCTGGGCAAAACCTACTTCTTCAAG GGAAAGAACTACTGGAGGTTTGAGAATGGTGTGATGGATCCTGGCTTTCCCAAACCCATCACCCAAGGCTTTGGACAGATTGATCACATCACAGCTGCTTTATCTATTCCAGAGTACAGAAGCAGAAAAGAGTCTGTAATCTTCTTCAGGAGAG GTGGGAGGGCACAAAAGTACACATACCAGGTTACTCCAAGTTGTGGGAGAAAGCCAAGAATTTCTCTGTTGACCGTGAGAAGGAGAGCCAGACGACAAGCTG CTGCAGCTCTGGGGCAAGTGATCACCATCTCAAGGACCTGGAAAGGATTTCCGACCGTGGTGACCTCAGCCGTATCTGTACCCTCAAGAGTGAAAGAAGGATACAAGTATTACGTATTCTCTCAAA ACAAATACTACAGCATCAAAATGGAAAGAGAAAAACCTGCCATCCTAAAACCTGCTCAAGGTCCAAAGGAAAACGCAGCAACCAGCTTCTTCAAATGCCCAGCAACCCAGAAAAACTGA